One genomic region from Diabrotica undecimpunctata isolate CICGRU chromosome 9, icDiaUnde3, whole genome shotgun sequence encodes:
- the LOC140449988 gene encoding cathepsin L-like proteinase — protein MKVFIFISCLIAVITAEPDDYEQWISFKAKFGRYYGAAEDKFRFQIFQKRLRGIEEHNAKYERGEIQWRKGINQFTDWTDEQFESLLNKQVLTKPLLKNSLGVYKADPNEQLAASVDWRQKGAVLTVRNQAGCGGCWAFSASAALEGQLAIHKRQKVPLSPQQLIDCSKQNAGCRGGRMDWAFDFIKSEGLSSEANYPYVARKAKCQKDVEKTVTSISGYKIVNPTEKDLISAIAKIGPVSVGVGANHWREYTNGIYNKTDCGQHSHAVVAVGYTDEYILLKNSWGSSWGENGYIKIARGSNICGINDFTLYPIL, from the exons atgaaagtgtttatttttatttcttgtctaattgcgGTAATAACTGCCGAACCAGATGACTATGAGCAATGGATTTCTTTTAAG GCTAAATTTGGGAGGTATTATGGAGCTGCAGAAGACAAATTTAgattccaaattttccaaaagaGACTTCGTGGTATCGAAGAGCATAACGCAAAATATGAAAGAGGAGAGATACAATGGCGTAAAGGTATTAATCAATTTACCGATTGGACTGACGAACAGTTCGAGTCTTTGTTAAATAAACAAGTTCTTACGAAGCCACTGCTCAAAAATAGTTTGGGAGTTTACAAAGCTGATCCAAATGAACAATTAGCAGCGTCTGTTGATTGGAGACAAAAAGGTGCAGTGTTAACTGTAAGAAATCAGGCTGGCTGTGGAGGCTGTTGGGCATTCAGTGCT agtGCAGCTCTGGAGGGACAACTAGCAATTCACAAAAGACAAAAAGTTCCTTTAAGCCCACAACAACTTATCGATTGCTCTAAGCAAAATGCAGGTTGTAGAGGCGGGCGTATGGATTGGGCTTTCGATTTTATTAAATCAGAAGGTCTAAGCTCTGAAGCGAATTATCCATACGTTGCAAGAAAGGCCAAGTGTCAGAAAGATGTAGAAAAAACTGTTACTTCTATCTCGGGATACAAGATAGTAAATCCAACTGAAAAGGATTTAATTTCAGCTATTG CTAAAATTGGACCAGTTTCTGTCGGAGTTGGTGCAAATCATTGGAGAGAGTACACAAACGGTATTTATAACAAAACAGATTGCGGGCAACATTCACATGCAGTTGTTGCTGTAGGATATACTGATGAATACATTCTCCTTAAAAATTCATGGGGGAGCAGTTGGGGAGAAAATGGATACATAAAAATAGCTAGAGGAAGTAACATTTGTGGTATTAACGACTTCACTTTGTATCCAATTTTATAA